One Methylobacterium oryzae DNA window includes the following coding sequences:
- the gluQRS gene encoding tRNA glutamyl-Q(34) synthetase GluQRS, with product MTAAAPVLRFAPSPNGRLHLGHAFSALLNADLAARMGGLCRLRIEDIDPARSKPAFVDGIVTDLAWLGLTYPEPVRHQSRHMADYRAALDGLIGRGLAYPCFCSRGQIRARIASDGDSPRDPDGVPLYPGTCRDLGSAAAERIDRGDPHTWRLDVAAAMRCAGPTLGYVAFGEAGAHRVAADPTRWGDAVIARRDVPTSYHLAVVHDDAVEGVTHVVRGRDLEAATDLHVLLQTLLGLPVPRYRHHPLLLDDGGEKLSKSRDAQSLADLRQAGQTPEAVRARLGFA from the coding sequence GTGACTGCCGCGGCGCCGGTGCTGCGCTTCGCGCCGAGCCCGAACGGGCGGCTGCACCTCGGCCATGCCTTCTCGGCGCTGCTTAACGCGGATCTCGCCGCCCGGATGGGCGGCCTCTGCCGCCTGCGGATCGAGGACATCGATCCCGCGCGCTCGAAGCCGGCCTTCGTCGACGGAATCGTCACCGACCTCGCCTGGCTCGGGCTGACCTATCCGGAACCGGTCCGGCACCAGTCCCGGCACATGGCAGACTACCGGGCCGCCCTCGACGGGCTGATCGGCCGCGGGCTCGCCTATCCCTGCTTCTGCTCGCGTGGCCAGATCCGGGCGCGCATCGCCTCCGACGGCGACAGCCCCCGCGATCCGGACGGGGTGCCGCTCTATCCCGGAACCTGCCGCGACCTGGGCTCGGCGGCGGCGGAGCGGATCGACCGGGGCGACCCGCATACCTGGCGGCTCGACGTGGCGGCCGCGATGCGCTGCGCCGGCCCGACGCTCGGCTACGTCGCCTTCGGCGAGGCCGGCGCGCACCGGGTCGCGGCGGATCCGACACGCTGGGGGGATGCGGTGATCGCCCGACGCGACGTGCCGACGAGCTACCATCTCGCCGTGGTCCACGACGACGCGGTGGAGGGTGTCACCCACGTGGTGCGCGGCCGCGACCTGGAGGCGGCCACCGACCTGCACGTGCTCCTGCAGACCCTGCTCGGCCTTCCGGTCCCGCGCTACCGCCACCACCCGCTGCTGCTCGATGACGGGGGCGAGAAGCTGTCCAAGTCGCGCGACGCGCAATCCCTCGCCGACCTCCGGCAGGCCGGCCAGACGCCCGAGGCTGTCCGCGCCCGGCTCGGCTTCGCCTGA
- a CDS encoding ATP-binding protein, whose protein sequence is MIDTMAPVLALLTAAALAFGLWRLLGTRRAEREAERLQDRIWRISESEDRYRALVAATTEIIVQRDARGRITYANEDFARLLGREPIALIGSQDDLEILDRNAVEIGPDGVRRLEAQVRTADGRARWFAFVEMPVAHGDATHWLRAGRDVTARVEAIRSRDAALERAEAASVAKSRFLATVSHEMRTPLNGILGMADLVLGTELNPEQRTYVEAVRTSGQALLGLIDGVLDFSRIEAGRLDLADEPFDLPALSEGVVELLAPRAQDKGIEIALDVAEDFPAAILGDADRVRQILINLAGNAIKFTERGGVGVSLSFARAGAGGEVVLAVADTGPGIPEERLPILFEEFEQGDGSASRSHEGTGLGLAITRRLVTRMGGRIEADSRLGRGSTFRVLLPLAEVADAGGGGRAPLPALSPRRCLIVADSPFQAPYLARSLSRAGAATVIVDSLESGLDALSGAAFDAVLADRALGDAAVRQIADAARACGVRTSLVLLSPFDRRGFGAPGAAGFDGYLIKPVRPRSLFDRLLASTGPVEVTSAPPAAPTRVGSSLRILLAEDNPINALLATRALERLGATVVHAVDGLEALTRLETDGPFDLALIDVRMPRLDGHETARRIRAAESGGAHRLHLVALTANAGREDEAAARAAGFDGFLAKPLNLKLLPPLLERQSARAA, encoded by the coding sequence ATGATCGACACGATGGCGCCTGTCCTGGCGCTCCTGACCGCGGCCGCACTGGCCTTCGGCCTCTGGCGCCTGCTCGGAACGCGGCGCGCCGAGCGCGAGGCCGAGCGGCTGCAGGACCGCATCTGGCGGATCAGCGAGAGCGAGGACCGCTACCGCGCCCTGGTGGCCGCCACGACCGAGATCATCGTCCAGCGGGATGCCCGCGGGCGCATCACCTACGCCAACGAGGATTTCGCCCGCCTGCTCGGCCGCGAGCCGATCGCGCTGATCGGCTCCCAGGACGATCTCGAGATCCTCGACCGGAACGCCGTGGAGATCGGGCCGGACGGGGTCCGCCGCCTGGAGGCGCAGGTCCGGACGGCGGACGGGCGAGCGCGCTGGTTCGCCTTCGTGGAGATGCCGGTGGCGCACGGCGACGCGACCCACTGGCTGCGCGCGGGCCGGGACGTGACCGCGCGGGTCGAGGCGATCCGCAGCCGCGACGCGGCCCTGGAGCGCGCGGAGGCGGCGAGCGTCGCCAAATCCCGCTTCCTGGCGACGGTGAGCCACGAGATGCGGACGCCGCTCAACGGCATCCTGGGCATGGCCGACCTCGTGCTCGGGACCGAGCTGAACCCCGAGCAGCGCACCTACGTGGAGGCGGTGCGCACCAGCGGCCAGGCGCTGCTCGGCCTGATCGACGGGGTCCTCGACTTCTCGCGGATCGAGGCGGGGCGCCTCGACCTCGCGGACGAGCCCTTCGACCTGCCGGCGCTCTCCGAGGGGGTGGTCGAGCTGCTGGCGCCCCGCGCTCAGGACAAGGGCATCGAGATCGCCCTCGACGTCGCCGAGGACTTCCCGGCCGCGATCCTGGGCGACGCCGACCGGGTGCGGCAGATCCTGATCAACCTCGCCGGCAACGCCATCAAGTTCACCGAGCGCGGCGGCGTCGGCGTCAGCCTGAGCTTCGCGCGGGCCGGGGCCGGCGGCGAGGTCGTGCTCGCCGTGGCGGATACCGGCCCGGGCATCCCGGAGGAGCGGCTGCCGATCCTGTTCGAGGAGTTCGAGCAGGGCGACGGCAGCGCGAGCCGCAGCCACGAGGGCACCGGCCTCGGGCTCGCCATCACGCGGCGGCTCGTGACCCGCATGGGCGGGCGGATCGAGGCGGACTCGCGCCTCGGCCGGGGCTCGACCTTCCGGGTCCTGCTGCCGCTCGCCGAGGTCGCGGACGCCGGGGGCGGCGGGCGCGCGCCGCTGCCGGCGCTCTCCCCGCGGCGCTGCCTGATCGTCGCCGACTCGCCGTTCCAGGCCCCCTACCTCGCCCGCAGCCTGTCGCGGGCCGGGGCCGCCACCGTGATCGTCGACAGCCTGGAGTCGGGCCTCGACGCCCTGTCGGGGGCTGCGTTCGACGCCGTGCTGGCCGACCGGGCGCTGGGCGACGCGGCGGTGCGGCAGATCGCCGACGCGGCGCGCGCCTGCGGGGTCCGCACGAGCCTCGTGCTCCTCTCGCCGTTCGACCGGCGCGGCTTCGGCGCCCCCGGCGCGGCGGGCTTCGACGGCTACCTGATCAAGCCGGTCCGCCCGCGCTCCCTGTTCGATCGCCTGCTCGCCTCGACGGGCCCAGTCGAGGTCACGTCGGCCCCGCCGGCGGCGCCGACGCGCGTCGGCAGCAGCCTTCGGATCCTGCTCGCCGAGGACAACCCGATCAACGCCCTGCTGGCGACCCGGGCCCTGGAGCGGCTCGGCGCCACGGTGGTCCACGCCGTCGACGGCCTCGAGGCCCTCACGCGGCTGGAGACGGACGGCCCCTTCGACCTCGCGCTGATCGACGTGCGGATGCCCCGCCTCGACGGGCACGAGACCGCCCGGCGGATCCGCGCCGCCGAGTCGGGCGGCGCGCACCGGCTCCACCTCGTCGCGCTGACCGCGAATGCCGGCCGGGAGGACGAGGCCGCCGCCCGGGCGGCCGGCTTCGACGGGTTCCTGGCGAAACCGCTCAATCTGAAGCTGCTGCCGCCGCTGCTGGAGCGCCAGTCCGCGCGGGCCGCCTGA